The Myxococcales bacterium region CCGGGTGGCGCTCCCCGGCGCGACGTTCACCATGGGCTCAACGGAGGCCGACCTCAAGGCGGCGGTGCTCTTGTGTCGTCGCGAGCCGGCGCCAGAGTATTGCGACACGAGCGATCTCGCGATGGCGCTGAACCGCTACATCCCGACGCTGCTGAGGCTCGAACTCCACGCGCACACTGTGACGCTCTCGCCATTCGCCATCGATCGCGTCGAGGTATCGGTCGCCGCCTACGAGCGTTGCGTTGTGGTGGGGGCCTGCGCGCGGCCGGACTTTCGCCCGGGCGACCGACGCTACGACGCGCCAGAGCTGCCCGTCACGCACGTGCTTTGGCAGGACGCGGCGGCGTATTGCGCGTGGCAAGGCGGGCGCCTCCCGCGAGAGGCCGAGTGGGAGTACGCGGCGCGCGGCAAGGCGGGGCGCGCCTTCCCGTGGGGCTACCAGTACGCGCCGCGGCGCGCGAACCACGGCGTCTTGTCAACGCTGCCAGGCGCGCCCGACGAGACCGATGGCGCCGCGGGCCTCGCCCCCGTGGAGTCGTACGCCGATGGCGCGACGCCGGAGGGCATCAAGAACCTCGCGGGAAACGTCGCTGAATGGGTGAGCGATCTCGTCGATCGGAACATGGATGGCACGGTTGGCTACGACAAGGGCTCGGTGACGAACCCGCAAGGCGCGCAGTCCGGCGAACACCTGACGCGCGGCGGCTCCTTTCGCACGGGCGCGATCTTTCTGCGCGCCGCGATGCGCTCGGTGCGACCAGGACAGCCCTACGCCGACGACATCGGCTTTCGCTGCGCCTACGACCGGTGAAGGCGGCCTCAACGGAAGGGCGTCGAGGCTGACGGCGTCGCCGCTGCGATCAGCGGGGGCGATCTCCGCGATCACTCCACCCGCGGGGAGTGGCGAATCGCTCGACGGAATTCGTTCTCGCGCCTGGCATAGACCTCGCAGCGTGGCGTCGCGAGGTGTCTTATGGCGAAGCGTGGCGTAACCGAAGAGCGGCGTGCGAGGGACCTGGCGAAGGACGGCTGGGGCGCCCTGATGACCCTCGCGATGCTCGCCGGATGTAGCGTTGAGCCCACGTCTGAGGATCTCGCTGAACACGAAGCAACGGCAGCACCAACGCTTGCGCCTGCCCCGGCCTTCAGCCCGACGCTCACCGCGCCGGCCGAGTGTCGCGGTCTGACTCTTCGTGCCACGCGACTCGCGCTTCGCATCGTGGTGGCCTTCGATCGCTCCGGGAGTATGGGCTCGGCGGGCAAGTGGGACGCCGCCACGGCGGGTCTCTCGACGTTCCTAGAGGCGCAGCAAGCGGGCGTGAGCGCCTCGCTCGCCTTCTTCCCTCAAGCACCGAAGACGTGCGGTGGAGACTTCGTCACGCCAGCGGTGCCCATGACGGCGCTACCGAGCTCGTCGTTCCGCGCAGAGTTCGCCAAGACGAAGTTCCTCCCGGGCACGCCCATGCGACCGGCGCTGGAAGGCGCACTCCAATACGCGCGGACCGTGCGAGCCAACGTGGGCACGGAGCCGGCGCGCGTCGTGGTAGCCCTCGTCACCGATGGCGCGCCCTCTACCGGCACGTGCGCGAACAACACCGTGGACGCGGTCGCGAACGTCGCCAAGCAGGCCGTCGCCGATAGCGGCATCGTCACCTTCGCCGTAGGAATGGACGGCGCGCAGCAAGAGAGCCTCGACACCATCGCTGCGGCCGGGGGCTCGGGAGCTGCGCTCATGATCGACGCGACCCACGGGGCCGTCCAGCTCGCTCAAGCTTTCGAAGGCATCCGTCGTCGCTTCTCGTGCGAGGTGGCGCTCCCCCCCCCGCCCGCTGGCGGCAGCGCCGTCCGGCCCGACCAAGTCAACATCATCCTCGACAACGTCACCCTTTCTTACAGCGCTGACTGCGCCGAGCCCCAGGGCTGGCGCTACGACGATCCGACGAAGCCGACGCGCATTGCTCTCTGCCAGGACGCCTGCGGTCGCGCGAGCGGAAGCGAGGGCGTCGAAGTCAAGCTCGGGTGCCCCACGGTAACAGCCCCACGCTGAGCGTGCCCCGGCGCCCGCTCGTGGACCACGCCAGCGCCAAGGGCGACCTGTCGTCGTGGCGCCTGCGGGAGCAGGCCCTCGCGGCTGTGGAGTCGGCGTTCGGGTTCCGCTGCAGGCGACCGACCTGGTATTCGTAGCCGATGAAGGTCACGCCGCGCTTGGCCTGGTCTTGCGCGCTCGCCGGCGCGCTCATCGCGTGCGGGGCAGCGACCTCGGGACCGCAGCAGGTCGATGCGCTGGCGACGCGGCGCCCTGGCGCAGCGGGGCAACCGTCGGCGGTCTCGCCCGGCGCGCGCGGAGGCACCTCTCGCGATTCGTCTGCGCTCGATCCCGCGCTCGCGGCCGACGTCGCCGAGTACCTCCGCTTCTTTCCCGGCTACTGGCCCGAGCCGGGCCGCGCCGAAGCACCGCGCCCAGAAGGCGTGAGGGCACCGCGCCCATTTCCCACGAACGCGAGGCCGCCGCGCGCTACCAAGGTTCGTGCGTACGCCTGGTTGGACGCGGCCGCTTGCGTCACGCGGTCGCCGAGCGGACCTCCGTTCGAGCGCGATGGTTCGCTCTGTCCCGGCGTGATCGGAGCGGTCGAGCTCAGCGCCGCGGAGGCCGAGGTCGTGCAGGAGCTTACGGTTCGCCGCGACGACCAACTTCGTGAGAACGGCTCGCATGCCATCGTGCGCTGCGACTTCACCCCGCATCACGCCTTCGTCTACCTGGACGCCTCAGGCGCCCCCATCGCGATCGTCGAGCCCTGCTTCGATTGTCATCAATGGCGCATACGGCCCTCTTCGCGGCCGGATCTGATGAATGACTACGAGCCGCCGGCGATGACCGACGCGGAGCGCAAGGCGCTCGCCGCCATCCTCGACGGCCACGGTCTGGGCGCGTGGACGAGGGAGGGCGATAGCGCGCGGGTGGCCCGCGTGCGCGACCACATCAAGCGGACGTACGGCGCGCTCACGATGGAGAGCGGCGCGCGTGACAAAGCGCTCACGGAAGCAGGGCGGCGCCGACAGGCCGCCCTGCTCGCGGCCCCGCCCAACGTTGACCGAGATGTTTCGCTCAAAGCGGCGAGCGAGCACGACGTTCACCAGCTCTGCGCTTGGTACGGGGAGCAGTTTCGCGCGAACGGGCAGCACTTTGGCAGTCACGGCTTCGAGTGCGAATCTGGGCTCCAGTACGCGACGACCGTCGACGACATCCCTTGCGCGAAGGCCGCCCGCAACGCCGGTGCGAGCCATCGAGGAGTGTTTGCGCGCCGTGGCGCGCGGGCCCGACGAGCTCTGCTCGCGCGGCTTCCCGGCGGCGTGTGGCCCGCAGCAGGAGTGCGCCGTTGGCGTGAAGGTGCACAAGCGGCCGGGCAACTGACGTCCTCGCCGCTCGTCGCTGGGCGCGCGGGCGCCTCTATCCACTGCGGCGGGCCTCGCTCCAGCGGGACAGAAACTCCGCTTGGCGGCGGCGGTCGCCCTGATCGGCGGGAGCCCCCGGTTCGACGTAGGCCAGGCTGTCCCGGTTCATCTGCGCGATGCGCTCGTACTCCCCCCGCGCTGCGGTGACGTCGCCCCCCTGCTCTAGCGCCTTCTCGAGGTTTGCGAGCGCCCCAGCTTCGAAGCCCTCGCGCGTCAGCGAGCCTCGGTAGAAGCGACTTCGGTCTCCACCGTCCATGTCCAGCGGGGCACGATACTCCGGGTGCTGCTCGAAGTACTTCAGCGCCGCCTCCTCAACGACGCCTGAATCGGAGGGGTTGAACCCCTTCGGAAGGTCGAACTTGAGAGTCCGCTGGTCGGCGAACTGCGGATCCCTCGGTCCCTCGGTGAAGGTCGGTTGTGTCGGAGCATCGATTGCGTCGCCGACGAAGCCGGCGCCAGCATCGTCGCCGGACTCGTTCTGCCGCGTCGGCGGCAAGCCGCCGTCACCGCCTTCTTCGGTGGGTGTGGGTGACGGGTCCGACGTGCCGCCACCCACGAGGTCTTGCGAAGGACTGTCCGCCATGGGGTCGGCGAAGACGTCGCCGTCGTCGGCGCCACCAAACACCAGGTCGAGGCACGCATGGATTGGTTTCATCGAAGTCCACTCCTTTGGCCGCTTTTGATCGTGCGACATGCGGGCGGCGACCAAAGCAACCCGCGGGTCGGTCCGCTGCATCGAGGACCACGGCAGGACCGCTGCACGCGCAGTGCCGCCGGCGGGACGGGGGAATCTGTGGAGATTCAGCCCCCGCCGCGATCCATTCGATCGCGCTCGTTCGCTTGGGCGCGATCGGCGCGATCCGCTGGGCCGCCATGCGCGACCGTCGTCGCGCCGGGCGAGGGTCGCCGAAGCGAGAGCGCTGGGGGCACCTTGCGAGTCGCGCATGGCCGGCCGGCGCGTGATACGACGCTACGCGGAGAATTCATATGCGACCTCAGGCTAGGCATTCACTCGCACGCGCACTCGTCCTGGGATCGTTTGCGGCGCTGTCGGTCGTCGCATGGGCGGCATGTGGCTCTGACGACGAAGCACCTCCGCCCGCGGCGCCCGACGGCGGAACGCTGGACGCACGCGGCGACTCGTCCCCGACGCCAACCCCCGACGCTGGCAAAGCTGACGGCACGACGACCGATGCCGGCACGGACGCGGGCGCCGAGGCTAGCCCTGAGGCGGGCAGCGACAGTGGCCCAGGCGCGAACAGCGACGCCGGGACCGACGCGGGAGCAACGCCGGAGCTCTTTGGGACGATCGGCACGTCGCTCGTCAAGATCAACACGACGACGGGTGCGGCCACGCTCGTCGGCACCACCAACCTCGGGTCCGTCGCGAAGCTCGCGTTCCACGCGGGGAACGGGAAGCTTTATGGCATCCTCGACTACCTCACGGCACCGAAGCTCGTCACAGTCGATGCTTGCACGGGCGAGAGCCAGCAGGTCGCGGCGCTGACGATCGCCGCCGGCACCGTCCACTTCGTCGGTGGCCTCGACTACAACCCAACGGACAACAAGCTGTACGCATCAGCGAGCTTGGACCAGGCGTACCCCGCCGACTCGATTGAGGAGGCGCTGGTCTCTGTCGATCCGACCACCGGCGTGGTGACCTCCGTGGGCACGATGCGGGAGGGCGTCGCGATCGTGGACGGCGACAACGTGGCGTTCTCGGCCACGACCAAGCTCGCGATCGACGGCAACCCGGACGACGGCGGCACCCACACATTCTGGGACCTCAACATGGCTGACGCCGCAGCAACGGGTCCGCGGACCGCCGCCGGTGCGCTCGGTTGGATCGAGTTCCACAAGGGAGCCCTCTACGGCACGGTCTCCTCCGGCGCTCTCGCACGCAACCTCGTCACGATCAACGCCGCGACCGGCGCGGTGACGGTTGTGGGGCCTACCCACGGCGTGAGCGACTTTGGCGGCCAGCAAATCCTCGCCATCTCCGAGGGCCTCTGCGCCGTCCAGACCGACCACTGAGGCGCATCGCGCTTATCGGCCGTGTGGCCGGGCTCTCGCTAGAGGGCTAGCCGCCGCCGGCGTCCCGCGGCTTGGTGGAGCCCGTGCAAACGCCACCACCGCAGAGCGCAGACCGTCCGTTTGGGTCGAAGCGCTTCGACCCCGATTGCGTTGACAGGCAGCGCCCATGCCACAGCTCAGTCGGAAACCACGTAAGCTGCCGCCGTGCGCCTTGCTCACTTTTCGGACCTCCACATTCTCTCGCTCGTTGGCGTCGGGCCTCGGCGCTTCTTGAACAAGCGCCTCTCGGGCTACCTCAACCTGCGTCTCAAGCGAAAGCACGTGCACCACCCGTCGTACGTCGCAGCCATCGCGCGCGAGGTGAAGCGCGTCGCGGTCGACCACGTCGCCATCACCGGCGATCTGACGAACCTGGCCCTCGAAGCCGAATTTCAGGCCGTTCGCGAGCTCCTCGAGCGAGAGCTCGGCCTCGCCCCCTCCGACGTCAGCGTCGTCCCCGGCAATCACGACCTCTACACGCGCGGCTCCTTGCGGGGGCGTCGCTTCGTCGAATACCTCGCGCCTTACGTCGAGAGCGACTTGCCGATGGCGTCGCCTTTGGGCCTCGGCGTCTTCCCGTTCGTCCGCTTGCGCGGGCCTCTCGCGATCATCGGCCTCTCGAGCGCCGTGCCTCGCCTCCCCTTCGTGGCCGCGGGCAAGCTCGGCGCGTCGCAGCTCGGCGCGCTGTCGCGCATCTTGGCGCATGAGGACGTCTCGAAGCGAACGCCAGTCATCTTGCTTCACCACCCGGTGCACCTGCCGCGCTCACCGCTCAAGGCCATGCTCGAAGGCCTTCACGACGCTCGCGACCTTGCCGAGAGGCTCGCCGGCGTCGAACACGGGCTGGTGCTGCACGGTCACCTTCACCGTCGCCTTCGGCAAGAGCTCGCGACGACGCGCGGCGCCATGCACGCGGTGGGCGCCACGAGCGCATCGCTCCACCATCACGACGGGTCGAAGATGGCCGGCTTCAACGTCTACGACTTCGACGACGCGGGGCGGCTTCGCGGGACGGAAGCTCACGTCTTGGACGATGCCGGAGCCTTCCACGTCGAGAAGGTCCCGCTAGGCGAGTGGCTCTAGACAGTCGAGCGCGCTGGAGGATGAC contains the following coding sequences:
- a CDS encoding metallophosphoesterase gives rise to the protein MRLAHFSDLHILSLVGVGPRRFLNKRLSGYLNLRLKRKHVHHPSYVAAIAREVKRVAVDHVAITGDLTNLALEAEFQAVRELLERELGLAPSDVSVVPGNHDLYTRGSLRGRRFVEYLAPYVESDLPMASPLGLGVFPFVRLRGPLAIIGLSSAVPRLPFVAAGKLGASQLGALSRILAHEDVSKRTPVILLHHPVHLPRSPLKAMLEGLHDARDLAERLAGVEHGLVLHGHLHRRLRQELATTRGAMHAVGATSASLHHHDGSKMAGFNVYDFDDAGRLRGTEAHVLDDAGAFHVEKVPLGEWL
- a CDS encoding SUMF1/EgtB/PvdO family nonheme iron enzyme, whose product is MRGAWPVAVAALAVACSAPTQRPPRSSVPLIEWKPTPTERAGTIALAAPGPDRVALPGATFTMGSTEADLKAAVLLCRREPAPEYCDTSDLAMALNRYIPTLLRLELHAHTVTLSPFAIDRVEVSVAAYERCVVVGACARPDFRPGDRRYDAPELPVTHVLWQDAAAYCAWQGGRLPREAEWEYAARGKAGRAFPWGYQYAPRRANHGVLSTLPGAPDETDGAAGLAPVESYADGATPEGIKNLAGNVAEWVSDLVDRNMDGTVGYDKGSVTNPQGAQSGEHLTRGGSFRTGAIFLRAAMRSVRPGQPYADDIGFRCAYDR
- a CDS encoding VWA domain-containing protein yields the protein MAKRGVTEERRARDLAKDGWGALMTLAMLAGCSVEPTSEDLAEHEATAAPTLAPAPAFSPTLTAPAECRGLTLRATRLALRIVVAFDRSGSMGSAGKWDAATAGLSTFLEAQQAGVSASLAFFPQAPKTCGGDFVTPAVPMTALPSSSFRAEFAKTKFLPGTPMRPALEGALQYARTVRANVGTEPARVVVALVTDGAPSTGTCANNTVDAVANVAKQAVADSGIVTFAVGMDGAQQESLDTIAAAGGSGAALMIDATHGAVQLAQAFEGIRRRFSCEVALPPPPAGGSAVRPDQVNIILDNVTLSYSADCAEPQGWRYDDPTKPTRIALCQDACGRASGSEGVEVKLGCPTVTAPR